A single genomic interval of Rhodothermia bacterium harbors:
- a CDS encoding carbohydrate binding family 9 domain-containing protein, whose translation MNYSFFASFRGIVLSFLCLWSIVFAQSEQGAAFQRFAPNEMPRLSIPRIQGVVKLDGNLDDLAWQEATIANNFSEYFPNERAQPPIGIQAMLMHDGKNLYVAFKITDDPTKIRASLRNRDEIWQDDYAGLVLDTYGNQQWGYFLGANPLGVQGDERLLVNSSSESAFNVEYQTAGKITEDGYQIEMRIPFTSLRFPASENLVFRGNFWVNHPRASQNSYSWVGLTRNNSCMMCQYGYFEGLKGVKNTTQRMEVLPALIGSNGAVREEFSNPKSPLAQEKLGLKSFDPSLNLKYNLTSSATVELTVNPDFSQIESDQAQIDVNANSALFFPERRPFFQEGADLYATFTRQVYSRSINKPLLATKFTGRFGQTSLGYIGALDEASPMILPFEDGSSTLADVGRSVSNILRVRQTLKRGSHIGTLLTDRRLLDGGSGSTIGVDALVRLNATDQIEVQWIGSNTTEPENTSLYNSTTTFADGKHSAKFDGERFQGSLLYLSHERSSRTWFWDADFWATSPTFRADNGYVQSNDRKRIGIRAGRNVFPKDKWVVQYAPYLMTGYDWNYGKQRKDEYLFIGVNAQLKGQTNLSLGTLAHSKEYYRQVEFESMQRLSLEISSNFSQRMSAGFSVQHGEMIARRQVRMGKGTNLGLEFAFKPTGRLTIEPEVNYSQLADKQTGDSFFEGYIFRTRATYQFSKAFSTRLIWEYDDFSALMRYEPLLTYQISPFSVFYLGASLANKKAETVQFPEVGYYAVAQSVFFKFQYLFKI comes from the coding sequence ATGAACTATTCTTTTTTCGCCTCTTTTCGAGGCATCGTTTTGTCTTTTTTGTGCCTCTGGTCTATTGTTTTTGCACAATCCGAACAAGGAGCAGCCTTTCAGCGCTTTGCGCCTAATGAAATGCCTCGTCTCTCCATACCAAGGATACAAGGTGTGGTAAAGCTGGATGGTAACTTAGATGATTTGGCGTGGCAGGAGGCCACGATAGCAAATAATTTTTCCGAGTATTTTCCAAATGAACGGGCACAACCGCCGATCGGCATCCAAGCCATGTTGATGCACGACGGGAAAAACCTATATGTAGCGTTTAAAATTACGGACGATCCTACCAAAATTAGGGCATCGCTCCGGAATCGTGACGAGATCTGGCAGGATGATTATGCAGGTCTTGTTTTGGATACCTACGGAAACCAGCAATGGGGGTACTTTCTCGGGGCAAATCCGCTGGGGGTTCAGGGAGACGAACGCCTTTTGGTGAATAGTAGCTCCGAGTCTGCTTTTAATGTGGAGTATCAAACAGCGGGAAAGATTACGGAAGATGGCTACCAAATTGAGATGCGGATCCCCTTTACGAGTTTGCGTTTTCCGGCGTCGGAGAACTTGGTTTTTCGAGGGAATTTTTGGGTGAACCATCCGCGTGCAAGCCAAAATTCCTACTCTTGGGTAGGTCTTACACGGAATAATAGTTGTATGATGTGTCAGTATGGCTACTTTGAGGGGTTAAAAGGTGTAAAGAATACCACGCAACGTATGGAAGTACTGCCGGCCTTGATTGGTTCTAACGGAGCCGTGAGGGAAGAATTTTCAAACCCAAAAAGCCCATTAGCGCAGGAAAAACTGGGGCTTAAGTCCTTTGATCCATCTCTCAACCTGAAGTATAACCTTACGTCTTCGGCAACTGTAGAGTTAACGGTTAACCCTGATTTTAGCCAAATTGAGTCCGACCAAGCCCAAATTGACGTGAATGCGAATTCGGCTTTGTTTTTCCCTGAGCGTAGGCCATTTTTTCAGGAAGGCGCAGATTTATACGCGACGTTTACCCGTCAGGTGTATTCGCGAAGCATCAATAAGCCCTTGTTGGCGACAAAGTTCACGGGACGGTTTGGCCAAACCAGTTTGGGCTATATCGGTGCTCTGGACGAAGCAAGCCCCATGATTTTGCCCTTTGAAGATGGGAGTTCTACGCTCGCTGATGTTGGGCGGAGTGTATCAAATATTTTACGGGTACGTCAAACGCTTAAAAGGGGTTCACATATTGGAACTTTACTTACAGATCGGCGCTTGTTGGATGGTGGGTCTGGTTCTACCATTGGTGTGGATGCGTTGGTTCGCTTAAATGCGACAGATCAAATTGAGGTACAATGGATTGGCAGCAACACAACAGAACCGGAAAACACATCCCTTTATAATAGCACAACCACTTTTGCAGACGGAAAGCATAGTGCTAAGTTTGATGGAGAGCGGTTCCAAGGTTCTCTCTTGTACCTCAGCCATGAGCGTTCGAGCAGGACATGGTTTTGGGATGCCGACTTCTGGGCGACCAGTCCAACCTTTCGTGCAGACAATGGCTACGTACAAAGCAATGACCGGAAGCGCATTGGTATTCGGGCAGGGCGGAATGTTTTTCCGAAAGACAAGTGGGTGGTGCAATACGCCCCTTACCTTATGACGGGCTACGATTGGAATTATGGAAAACAACGGAAAGACGAATACCTTTTTATTGGGGTAAATGCCCAACTCAAAGGCCAAACGAATTTGTCTTTGGGGACATTAGCCCATAGTAAAGAATACTACCGCCAAGTTGAGTTCGAGTCTATGCAGCGTTTGTCTTTGGAGATCAGTTCAAACTTCAGCCAGAGAATGAGCGCAGGATTTTCTGTTCAGCATGGCGAAATGATTGCGCGGCGTCAGGTACGAATGGGCAAAGGAACCAATTTGGGGCTTGAATTTGCGTTTAAACCCACAGGTCGTCTTACGATTGAGCCGGAAGTGAATTACAGCCAGTTGGCAGACAAACAAACGGGCGATTCGTTTTTTGAAGGCTATATCTTCCGTACACGGGCCACATACCAGTTTTCAAAAGCATTTTCAACCAGATTAATTTGGGAATACGATGATTTTAGTGCCCTTATGCGTTATGAGCCTTTGCTGACGTACCAAATTAGCCCATTTTCAGTGTTCTATTTGGGAGCCAGTTTAGCCAATAAAAAGGCGGAGACGGTTCAATTTCCAGAAGTTGGCTATTATGCGGTTGCACAAAGTGTCTTCTTTAAATTTCAATATCTCTTTAAAATATAA
- a CDS encoding TonB-dependent receptor has translation MKFNYLFLILIGLFSLNEKIYAQTAKITGLVMENERPMPGATIQLKPIQKGTISGSNGRFVLMDVPAGVYQLVASFVGYKPYEAQIEILAGETKEINIALVSENTEEDLLVRVIPSATIEAERPFSVASVLEIRQLDLALRPARSTQDLLQRVPGLIIAQHAGGGKAEQIYIRNFDADHGTDVAISVDGLPVNMVSHGHGQGYADLHFVIAETIEKMSVSKGPYFASQGNLATAGAVIFRTKDTLEEQVATFEGGQLGTLRGTLLVQPLSQSGQNLYFAGQFHHSDGPFIKKQNFDRYNVFAKYRKQRTLSKSITLSASSFGAKWNASGQIPQRALESGLITRWGAIDAGEGGETSRQNVALYLDDTGSIFPYSVNVWASRYQFGLFSNFTFFLNDVINGDMIEQFDERFLGGLNGKLHLGRRTTAGVQVRHDRANVGLMKSPERIRAQEWVNADLRETNNAFWMEHILPLSPVLELQVGLRSDVFRFNVKNHATSDLPRADGKTRQSILSPKLNLAYRPSQNWAVFLNIGSGFHSNDARNAILGQYAHDLATTLQKEGKTQEQIAEAFRERFIAPEQAEIQTLPRALGAELGTRWFSQNNKTTVAVALWRLDLEREFVYVGDGGFTELSDPTRRYGLDIEVQSQLFSTLFATADFNVSNGKIVGAPAGENNIPLAPRLTTQGSLTWRHPNGFSGNVAARHIGSRPANEDNSVRALGHTLFNAGISYRFGRAALSVTLENLLDTDWNEAQFDTTSRLKNETEPVSELHFTPGNPRNMQFGLSVFF, from the coding sequence ATGAAATTCAACTATCTATTTTTGATTTTGATAGGACTATTCAGTTTAAATGAAAAGATTTATGCACAAACTGCAAAAATAACAGGCTTGGTTATGGAAAATGAGCGCCCGATGCCCGGCGCAACCATCCAACTTAAACCCATCCAGAAAGGAACCATTTCCGGCTCAAACGGGCGATTTGTTTTGATGGATGTGCCAGCGGGCGTGTATCAACTTGTGGCCTCCTTTGTGGGATACAAGCCCTACGAAGCCCAAATTGAGATTTTGGCAGGCGAAACCAAGGAAATCAATATTGCTTTAGTCTCGGAAAATACAGAAGAAGACCTTTTGGTACGGGTAATTCCATCTGCAACCATCGAGGCCGAACGCCCCTTCTCCGTGGCATCCGTGCTGGAAATCCGGCAATTGGATTTGGCCTTGCGCCCCGCACGCTCCACCCAAGACCTCCTTCAGCGGGTTCCCGGACTTATCATAGCCCAACATGCAGGCGGCGGAAAAGCTGAACAGATTTATATCCGAAATTTTGATGCTGATCATGGAACCGATGTTGCGATTTCGGTGGATGGCCTGCCTGTAAACATGGTTTCGCATGGCCACGGGCAAGGATACGCCGATCTCCACTTCGTGATTGCAGAAACCATCGAGAAAATGTCCGTCTCCAAAGGCCCCTATTTTGCCTCACAAGGCAATTTAGCCACTGCCGGCGCAGTTATTTTCCGTACCAAAGACACATTGGAAGAACAGGTTGCTACGTTTGAAGGCGGGCAACTCGGCACACTTCGGGGAACACTATTAGTACAGCCTCTGTCCCAAAGCGGACAAAACCTGTATTTCGCCGGACAATTCCACCATTCCGATGGCCCTTTTATCAAAAAACAGAACTTTGACCGGTATAATGTCTTTGCGAAGTATCGTAAACAACGCACACTCAGCAAATCCATAACGTTGTCCGCAAGTTCCTTTGGCGCAAAATGGAATGCTTCCGGCCAAATCCCACAACGTGCATTGGAATCGGGACTAATTACGCGGTGGGGCGCGATTGATGCGGGTGAAGGAGGAGAAACCAGTCGACAAAATGTGGCCTTGTACCTAGATGATACGGGTTCCATTTTCCCGTATTCGGTAAATGTCTGGGCGAGCCGCTATCAATTTGGCCTGTTTTCCAATTTTACGTTCTTCTTGAATGACGTAATCAATGGGGACATGATCGAGCAGTTTGACGAACGCTTTTTGGGTGGCCTGAATGGAAAACTCCATCTGGGACGACGTACCACCGCGGGGGTACAAGTGCGTCACGACCGCGCAAATGTCGGGTTAATGAAAAGCCCTGAACGGATTCGGGCACAAGAATGGGTGAATGCAGACCTTCGAGAAACCAATAACGCCTTTTGGATGGAACACATTCTGCCGCTTTCTCCAGTACTCGAACTGCAAGTGGGACTACGCAGCGATGTTTTCCGGTTTAACGTAAAAAACCATGCCACATCCGATTTGCCGCGAGCAGACGGGAAAACCCGACAAAGCATCCTGAGTCCTAAGCTGAACTTGGCCTATCGGCCATCGCAAAATTGGGCTGTATTTCTAAACATCGGCAGTGGGTTTCACTCAAATGATGCCCGTAATGCCATTCTGGGGCAATATGCACATGACCTTGCAACCACTTTGCAAAAAGAAGGCAAAACACAAGAACAAATTGCAGAAGCTTTCAGAGAGCGTTTTATTGCGCCAGAACAAGCGGAAATCCAAACCCTGCCGCGTGCTTTGGGAGCAGAGTTGGGCACACGCTGGTTTTCCCAAAACAACAAAACAACGGTGGCCGTTGCCCTATGGCGCTTAGACTTGGAGCGGGAGTTTGTCTATGTGGGAGATGGCGGCTTTACCGAACTCTCTGATCCAACCCGCCGTTATGGCTTGGACATAGAAGTACAATCGCAACTCTTCTCAACGCTTTTTGCCACCGCTGATTTTAACGTGTCCAACGGCAAAATTGTAGGCGCTCCTGCCGGAGAAAACAATATCCCACTTGCACCAAGACTGACCACACAAGGAAGCCTCACATGGCGACATCCAAATGGTTTTTCTGGTAATGTAGCAGCAAGACACATCGGATCACGACCTGCTAACGAGGACAATTCGGTACGTGCCTTGGGACATACCCTCTTCAATGCGGGCATCTCATACCGCTTCGGACGTGCGGCACTTTCCGTTACCCTCGAAAATCTTTTGGATACCGATTGGAATGAAGCCCAATTTGATACCACCTCCCGCCTAAAAAACGAAACAGAACCCGTCTCCGAATTGCATTTTACGCCCGGAAACCCACGAAATATGCAGTTTGGACTTTCCGTATTCTTCTGA
- a CDS encoding CHAP domain-containing protein: protein MKFFFRISCLFLLGYPPVVFAQETLLEAPNEAVYRLQPPIVSIVNDVRPTVPKHTPQPVRKWDIRKKTPRDEVRIFIDPVVEVQPNLEAVQSVRLMRDETNPVPDENVADASNWVVGRQLTLVETMTDQKFRRSVTMLGGKGGVLCSCVLFARTLVPALPYGLHNYRDKLDIINSQMPEVGHVAIMKSPSGLGHVAVIKSVNEDGSLTIEEGNFRRCKRNIRTDMPERMNIKGYFDPNS from the coding sequence ATGAAGTTTTTTTTTCGCATTAGTTGTTTATTCCTATTGGGATATCCGCCAGTTGTATTCGCACAAGAAACCTTGTTGGAAGCGCCTAACGAGGCCGTTTATCGCCTTCAGCCACCGATTGTCTCCATCGTAAACGACGTTCGGCCAACGGTTCCAAAGCATACTCCACAGCCTGTCCGGAAGTGGGATATCCGCAAAAAAACACCAAGGGACGAAGTACGGATTTTTATTGATCCCGTCGTGGAAGTTCAACCCAATCTCGAAGCCGTCCAAAGTGTCCGGCTGATGCGGGATGAAACCAACCCTGTTCCCGATGAAAACGTAGCTGACGCCTCAAATTGGGTGGTAGGACGGCAATTAACTCTTGTGGAGACCATGACCGACCAAAAATTTCGGCGGAGTGTAACCATGCTTGGTGGAAAGGGCGGCGTACTTTGTAGTTGTGTTCTATTTGCCCGTACCTTAGTTCCAGCATTACCCTATGGCCTGCACAACTACCGCGACAAATTAGACATTATCAATAGCCAAATGCCGGAAGTGGGACATGTGGCCATCATGAAAAGCCCGTCTGGTTTAGGACATGTGGCGGTTATCAAATCGGTCAATGAAGATGGTTCCCTCACCATCGAAGAAGGAAACTTCCGGCGGTGCAAGCGGAATATCCGTACCGATATGCCCGAAAGAATGAATATTAAAGGCTATTTTGATCCAAATTCATAA